TAAAAAGCCAACGAACGTAGATCCTGAGCTATGTGATCACTCTTTTCGCGCCACGCCTGTTCTCTAATTTGTTTTTGATGGAGAAAGTGCTGGTCGAAATCTTCCATATCCGGATAACGACTGGGGCTGATCTCAACCTGATTTGACCCGCCCGAATCATCCCAGCGCATCGACTGACCATCCGTCAATGTGTGGACTTCTTTAGAGTTTGTATGCCATTCGATCTCCCCTTGCAGAACGTGCATTTCCGCTTGGTCGTCATTTACCTCCAAGGCAAACTCGGTACCGAGATCAATGACTTTTCCGGAAGAAGTGGATACTTTAAACCCTTTGGCAGCTTCGGGAACTAGCGCTCTTACCCGTCCTTTTGAAACGGTCATTTCCATGGGCGATAGCACTTCAAATTCAGTCTCGCCTTCTACCAAAACCATAACGCCACTAAAGAATTCCAACTGAGCGATTCCGGACTGCAGTTTCATAGGGCCTTCAGGAATCAAGTCTCCCCGTTGCCAATTCTCTTCGCCCGACCAATTTGCATCTGAATAATCAGCCAAAATGGCAAACCCACGGGCGATCGGTTCTGAAACCGCGACCTCAGTCACAGATTCTTTCTGCCCAAATTGCCAGCTCGTGTAAGCAACAGCTACCAAGAGAATAATTGCAGCAACGGCACCCAACCATTGAGAATGCTGTCTCCAAAAAGATACCTTAACTACTTCGTTCTGGCTTCCTAGGCGTTCGGACTCATCTACCAAAGCGCTATGCAGCTTGAGGCGATCATAGTAAAGTTGGCGGGTATCAGCGTTGACCCGCATCTCTGCTTCTATGCGCAGGAAGTCCGCTTCCGTGATGGATCCATCCAGTAGCTCGTCGATCAATTGCAATTGTTCGTCCTGATTCATGCTCCAGACTCTCCTTCCATGCTAAGCTGCTTTTTTATGCAGCGTTGCAGATTGTTGCGAATACGGTGCAAGGTAACCTTCAGGACTCCCACACTGCGGCCGACCACTGAGGAATAACCCTCGAGAGTCGTTTTTTCAAAATAGCGTTGATGAAGGAGCTCGCGGTGGTTGGGACGCAGCTTGCTTACACACTTGCGGAGTGCGTGCTGGTGATCGGAAAGATTATCGAGTTGCGAAGGAATTTCCTCGGAAATGGTTTCTTCCAGCTCGTCACAGAAAACCAGACGGGCATTTTTAGATTGCTTATAGCGGTATTTGCGCACCTGAAAACGGGCGATACTGAAGCTCCAGGCCTTGAAATGGGTGCCCAGTTCGAAATCCGCCCGTTTATCCCAAATAATCGTGTTGGTCTCCTGAACGACATCGTCAGAGGAGATATCTCCGGGCATCAGGGACTCCACATACAGGCGAATAGCCTGCTGATGTTGGGTCAACAGAGTGACAATCTCTGAGTCGTGATTGGCAGAAGACATTGGGAGAAAACTATTCGGATATCCCTAATTGCGGGAAAAGGTTAACAAAGTTGTTTTAATTTATGCAAAAAAATCCAAATCCCAACCAAAATCAGGTCTGACGAAGCTATAACCCCGCTCGATTGGCAATCGCTTCCAGATCCAGTTTTCGGATCCAGGGTTCTAAATTCACCCAAATTCCGTGAAATCCGTATCCTGCATCCGAATCATGATGCCCGACCCGATACCTTGGCGGTGATAGTCGGGATGAACGACCATATGCGGATAGTAAACCAACAGATGTCCATCCGAGATCGCGTTTCCCAGACCGACCAGCATTCCATCGACTCGAGCCGTCACCAATGAGTGCGAACCTCGGAGAGCTTTCATCAGCCGCTCGGATTTCTCGACTGAAGACCAGTTATTGGCCTCATATAGTTCTATGACCGCCGTGCTTTCAATGGAGTCATTCAATTGGTAGGCGACGTTCATTGATAGAACAGCGGTGACAGTCAGTTCGTAGAAGCATCCAATACCGGGAATGGAAACTCATCACTCACAGTCCGGCTACTCTTCATAAGTGATTCCAATCGGGTCAAGATCTCCGGATGTAGGCCTGAGACATCACGTGTTTCCGCGCGGTCGTTCTTCAGATTATACAGTTCGGTTTTCATAACCGGTTCGACATTGCCTCGCGGCATAAGCTTTTGTCGGATGGCTTTCCAATCGCCCACCCGTATGGATTGTTGCCCCTGATACGCAGGAAATTCTCGATACAAGTAGGGACGTTCAGCTTGCGTCTTCCCCATTAAGGTAGGCGCGAAACTGATGCCATCGACATCGCTTGGAACTCTACCGGCTTCCTCTCCGACGATTTCAACTAAGGTCGGAAGCCAATCTTCAAATCCCGTAATAAAATCGGACTCGCTGCCAGCTGGAACTTTCCCTTTCCACCGAACCACAAGCGGCACTCGAATTCCACCTTCATAGAGCGATCCTTTTCCATCGCGTAATCCTCGGTTCGAATTAAAGAAAAGACAATCGGTGCCGGCTAACCCTTCATGGGTGCCTTGAGTGGGTCCATTGTCACTGGTGAAAATGAATAAGGTGTCCTCATCAAGTCCAAGCTCCTCAATCAGATCCATGGCGCGACCAATGTCTCGATCCATACGTGTGATCATAGCTGCGTAGGCTGCTCGTGGTTTGTAATGCGGGATGTAACCTTTGCCCCCTTTATATGGCGGATCGCTCCACTCACCTAAATATTCTTCCAAAGAATCATCCGGCACCTGTAGTGCTACATGGGGTACGGTCGTCGGCCAGTAGAGAAAGAAAGGATCGTCTTTGTTATCACGAATGAATTCCAGGGCCTGTTCAGAAATAAGGTCAGCTGAGTATTCATTGCCTTCGAAGCGTTTGTAGCTGGCCGGATCATTTGGATCTTCATCCTCTCGAAATGTGTCGTGTGCGGAGAAAGCATGATTATCGAGTTCGATGACTTTGTCGTTATCCCACAAGTAGGTCGGGTAAAAATTATGAGCGACCGATTGGCAATTATAACCAAACCAACGATCAAACCCTTGGTTTAAAGAATCTCCGGTTGACCCAGGTCCGCCGAGCCCCCACTTACCAAAACCACCAGTCACGTAACCTGCCTCTTTCAATACTTCAGCAATGGTAACCTCTTCATCTGGAATGGGAAACTGACCTTCAATTTCTCCCCGTCCAATAACAGGGCCTCTCGCCATACCTCGGTTATTCCGTATAAAGGTATTCCCTGGATTTTTCCCAGTCATCAGCACGCAACGAGAAGGAGCGCACACCGCATTGCCGGAATAATGAGAGGTAAACTTCATTCCCTCGGCGGCTAAGCGATCGACATAAGGTGTTCGAATCTTTTCCTGACCGTAGCAGCCTAAGTCACCATAACCCAGATCATCAGCGATGATAAAAACAATATTGGGTAACCTGGCAGAAAGTGTCTGGGAAAAACTTAAGACTGTGAATGCAGCAAAAAACCAAAGGGATAGATTCTTATTCATCCCCCTTTAATGACACAAGGTAGTCGATGAGCGAAGTAAATTCACCGATGGTAAGACTTCCCGCCAAACCAGGAGGCATGAGCGAATTGGGCAAATGATCCTCTTTTGCAACATCCGTTCTTTTTATTTGAGAGGCTTGTCCGGCAATGTCCCGCACCGTTACGATACCGTCAGCTTCAGCTGTGACGAATCCCATCTTGGCTGAACCGTCGTTCATGGTGAAGAGTGAGGTTTGAAATCCTTGAGCGACCACTTTGTTTGGTTCCAAAATGGAATCGATCAGATAGTCCCGGGTAAACTTACCGCCGGCAGATCCTAAGTAAGGTCCTTTTTGCTCCGCATCCATATCGACAGCGTGACAAGCAATACAGCCCACACGCGAAAACATTTGCTGTCCAAATACAGGATCACCCCGCTCTTCCATAGCGACCGTGAATGTATCTGCGTTGCTCATCTCCATGACCTTCTTTGCTCCACTAAAACTGGTAGCGACTTCGGACTGCGCTTTCTCAGCCGCGTGAATCAGGTCATCGTTATCGGAGTTGAGCCCCACTTCGATTTGCTCATCAAAGCCGGAGAGTTTAAGATCTGCGAGCGCTAGAAAGAAACCAATTTCACGTGGATTTTCCGCTATCATTTTTTGAATTGCTTCAATCCATTGTTCCTTGGCCAGTGGAGAAACGAGCATGGTTAACAGAGCACGCCAGGCAATACGACTTTCTGTATCGCTCGCACTGGCAGCGATCTTGCGGAGTGCTTTCAGTTCTAACCCACGTTGAGTACCATTCACGAAATCACTTACATTCTGATCCGTTCCCTCTGGGGGTTCTGATTGATCCATCCAGGAAGCGAGCACTTCGATACGGGCATCAATGCGGAGTTTGTCACTCTCACGCTGAAGGGCACGGTAGCACTCAAGGCGCTGATTCCAGCCACGTGATGTATCTTTTGCTGCATCCGACAATAAGCGAATTTCAGCATCATTGGGAGAGAGAGAACCTAAGGCAGCTAATACGGGATCTAAGCCTTCGAGCTTGAGCTCACTTACTGGGATTCGGTTCTTGGCCAATCCTTCCAAATAGGTCCCCTGCTTTTCTTTTGGAATGTCAGCGAATCCGTTTTCAAGGACGGACCGAATGCGCTTACTTAGAAACCATTCAATCAATTCAAAATAAGGCCCACGGTCATCCGGACGGGTTCCCCACCAACTAACCATATCCCAAGGCTTTTCTTTGAAATGCAAACGCGCCAATGCCAACAAAGAATCTAGACGCAGATCATCATCCTCTTTGCTATTCGCGATATCGATGAGACCCGTGACCGATTCCACACGATACATACGTTTCAGTGCGGATAAGGCAATTTGCCGTGTTTCTGGATTGGATACTGCAGACAAGCAGTCCTCGACATTTCCCAAGGATACCAAAGCTCGAATGGCAGTGTGGGTTACACGAGGAGATACACTGGCTTTAACCCATGATGAAGAAGCTGCAATGATGTCCTTCGCCACGTGACTAGCTCCCAACCTTTCCAGACCAATAAGTGCCTGAAGGACGACTCTGGGATTATTATCGCTAAGAGCATCTACAAATAATTCCACGGGCACATTATTCAATTCTCCCTTACGATCCGTCATGGCTCGCAATGCAAATTCACGCAATGAGTCATCATATTTTGCCAGTTGAACCAATTTAGGGGTACTCTCCTCGCCAAGTAATTGTTTGTAGGTAAAGATGGCAGCCACTCGATTATAAAGAGGAACGGCTTTATTGACCGTGTTTGCACGTAATTCCTGAAGTGCCTGACCACTTAATCCCCTTTTGAGTATTTCCTGTTGGGCCTCTAATCGTTGAACACCGCTTTGCGAAGTCAATAATCGAACTAATTCCGAATCACCTACTTTCGTGACATCCTGATAGCTGGCTGGTGTTTCTCCAGGTGCAGTCGCAACGACCACAGCTCCAACTTCGACCCCTTCTCCCGCGAACTTGAATTTTCCGTTCCGCCAGTCAGCCATATAAAGCCGGGAGAAACCATCGACGTCTACACCTGTAGCACGAGGTAATACTTCAAAGATTTCCTGGTGAGGTTCGAAGCTTTCCCCATCAGCGGGTAAGTCATGATAGTAAACATGCCCGGTCGTCCAATCAGTGGTGTAAAGCATGTCTCCAAAATTCCCGGGAAAACCCGGTTCGTGAATGTAAGCACCGCCCGTTCCTGATCCTCCTCCATAATCCTTCAAGGGAGCAATCGCTTCGTCCTCAAAATTCTTATACAAACGCGGGTATCCATGATCCCCCAAAGAAGTGAAATGATGAAGGTGGGTATTCCATCCCTTGCCATCGTTGGTATTATCGCGGCTGAAAATATCCATGTAGGGTGAGATCCCCAGATTGTAGATATTGCGAACCATGATCGAGTAAGGCTCCAATTCGGACCCATCAGGACGTACCCTCACGACTCCGCCACCATGCAGCGTGTAAGTGCTTCCATCGGCGGCACGTGCCTCAGTCATACCGAAGTCACCTACTGCAATGTAGAGCCAACCATCGATCCCCATGGTTACCCCATTGGTCGTATGGTCCGCACCACGTGGATGCTCAATACCACCTCCCAAGCCCTGAATCAGGAGTTTCTTTTCATCAGCCACACCGTCCCCATCCGTATCGCGAAAAGAGCTAAGATACGGCGGATGAATTAGATAAAGCGTGTCTCCGACCCAATCGCCACCGCGAGGACTGTCCACGTCAGGAACAAAATGCTGAAAATCATCAGCCACACCATCGCCATTGGTATCCGTTGCCCGGATCACGCGTCCCATTCCAGGATCTTTGCCCAGCGAACCATTCTGATCGGATGAAACATACACATCGCCATTGGCGGCCACGGTAATTGCGGCAGGGTAATCGATATTGGGTGGCATGGCGAATTCCCGGACTTTGAAGCCGTCGGGAGCAGCATGAGCAATAGAAGCGAGCGTAAGCGTGGCCAGGGCTGGTAGAAAAAAGCGCATAAACATGGTATCTCTTAGAAAGGCAGACAGACTGGTCTGTCTAAGGTTTCAAGAAAGTCAACGCCTAGATTGATACAAAAGAAAAAGGTAACCACGAATGGACACAAATGTACACGAATAAATACAACTCATAATAGGACCATCACCACAATTGGAATTCTTGTCTATTCGTGTCCATTGGTGGTTAATTCCTTATATTTCTGACTTAATTTCCAACAATCTGTTCTTTCGGTTCAGGCGATGCTTTCCACTCCAAAATCCACTATTATGCCACAACAATTCAGTTCGCTTCTTCGATTTTCCGTTCAAGCAGGTCACTCAGAATATCCACACTTTCCAACAGATATTCAAAACCCCTTTTGGAGCTTCGTCTTTCCAAATAAAGACGGTAGAGCGGATCGCGAAACTCGGAGTTTTCGCGATAGTGTTGTTGAAACTCTGGAACATGGAGATCCACCACACCAAATTCCGCATCGGCTTCCAAATAGTCCTTAACCAAAAAGGGGCCTATCGCGACTTTAGTATCTTCGATCAATAGCCAACCGGTGCTTTGCGCGAACGCCATGATTCCTTCAAATCTAGTGATACATCACCTCAACCCGTTCTTAACCTCTGAATCAGAAATAGATGAAATTTCATCGGCAAATTCAGCAGCCAATGAACTTGGAGCGGTGCTTTTATGAACGATTTGAGTGTAATTTGAATTTGAATCTTCTAGCTGAATTCCTTCTAGAGATTCATCATTGATCCTACTAAAACTCTCAATAGCCTCACCGCGCGTTCTGATATGGTAGCCAATGATCACTCGCTATGTCTCACAAGCGACGAGAATACGCTCGAACAACTTTAACTCAGCCTTCTTTTCCTTCCTATTTTCATTCCAGTCGTTGATCTGAACGGCGATCAATATCCCGACGATAATGAGAAATATTTCGCCCACTGCATAGAGTGTATACTTAAAGGATTTACTCTCCTTCATTGCGTCCATCCGAATTGCTCTGAAAAACCTAAACACGTGAAATCACCTTCTAGCTAGGGTAATCTTCTACAAAACATCCGGATCCGGCTTCCATTCAGGAATCCCTTGCTCGGCCAACTGCTTATTATAGCGTTCGACCTGTGGATGGGTCGGAGAATAAGGAGCATCTTCATTGACCATGAATGGCAGTGTCTCCTCCCACCATGTGTCATAAGCCTTTCGCAGATCGGCGATCACTTTGGGATGATCGGCCGCGACATCCACCTTCTCAAAAGGATCAGCGATGATATCGTAAAGCTCCTGGTTGTTTACAAAACGCCAACGCTGGGTTCGGACAGCAAAGTCTTTGAATTTACTTTTATTGGGATCTTCCCCTTTGTTCCAACGACCCTTGTGAATAAACAAATAGCGGTCTTCCCACACGGCCTTAGGATCTTCAAGCAGAGGTAACAGAGATTTTCCATCGATGGCTTGAATTCCGTCCGGGATTTTAGCTCCAGCCAAATCCGAGAAGGTATCAAAGAAGTCAATGTGGGCCGAGAGTCCGTTGATATCCACACCTTCTCCCAAGACACCTTTCCAACGCCAGAATGCTGGCACGTGGGTTCCGCCTTCGAAAGGAGAACCTTTACCTGTTTTGAAACCGGCTGTGTAGTGCTGAACGCTTTTCCCATTTAACTTTCCGCCACGTCCGGCCTGACCATTATCAGTCATGAAAATAACGAGGGTATTATCCCAGGCGTTCCAGACATCAAGCTTGTCCATGAGTATGCCAAAATTGTGGTCGATGTTCTCGATCATGCCATAGCGACCTGCCGTATTCTCATCATATCCCATTTCCAGGAATCGATTTTTAAAAGCATCCGGAGCAATCATGGGACCGTGCGGAGCGTTGGGTGTGATGTATGCGAAATAAGGGGTTCCCGAGTCATGGTTTTCTTTTATCCAACCCAGTGCGCCTTGAAAGAACACATCCGTACAAAAGCCCGGTGTCTTCACAATAGTGTCATTGTGCAATATGGCGTTATCGAAGTAACGGCCTTCTTTTTCTTGGTTTGGAGGAAAGTCGGCACAGCTACCTTCGTAGGATTGGCCGATGCCACCAGCTCCATGAATGAAGGTTTCGGTAAATCCGCGACTGTAGGGTTGGTATTCATCCTCATCTCCCAGATGCCATTTTCCAAAAATCCCGGTTTCATAGCCGGCATCCCGTAATACCTCCGCAATCGTTGTAGTTGAAAGTGCCATACGTTCCCGTTCACGAATCGTGTGAGTGACTCCATTGCGGAATTCATGACGACCACTCATGATGGCCGACCGCGTTGGTGCGCAGGTCGGGCTGACATGAAATTCAGTGAATCGGGTAGAGAGGCCGTAGAATCGATCGAGGTTGGGTGTCTTAATCAAGGGATTTCCCAAGGCATTGATATCTCCCATGCCCTGGTCGTCTGTCATAACCAGAATAATATTGGGACGGCTACCAGCCAAACCAGCTTGCTCTTGAGAATTGGTGCCACAACCGGCCAATAACAATAAAAAGGCAATAAGCCCAAGAATGATTCGAAGGGATTTCTTCATAGCGGTAGTGTTTCTTTTAGGTAAATGAATTAGGGTTTTTCTATTCGCCAATCTTTGGGCGGCACGAAGCCATCGCGGCCGATCCAGAAATGCGTAATAGCATCGTCCGGTTGAAGTCGACGATGGGCAACTAACTTCTGTCCCAGTCGCTTTACTACTTCAGGATGTTTATGAGCAAGATTGGTCGTTTCGTTCAGGTCACCTGGCATCTTGTAAAGAAAGACTTCGTGATCCTCAGTAATCCCGTCTCGCCGTAGGTCAAAGCCTTGCACCACCAATTTCCATTGAGCAGTTTTTAGCCCATATTGCTCGCGATCCTGACCGGGTTGCCCGTGGTAGGAATACCAGTTTCTTTCAGAAAAATTCCTTGCTTCTCCCTTCAGAAGCGAATGCAGGCTGACGCCATCCAGTTCACGACCCGGAACAACGCCTTCTTCTGGATCCAATCCGGCGGTCTCCAGCAAAGTTGGGAAAATATCAATGTAACCCATCGTATTTTCGATTTTGCGCTTCCCTGCCCAGTCTGCAGGCCAACGAACGCAAGCCACCACGCGCACTCCACCCTCAAAGGTGGTTAACTTACTACCGTTCAATGGCGCATTGTGCTCGGGAACACCGCTTACACCACCGTTGTCGCTCATAAACCAAACCTGGGTGTTCTCGGCCTCGCCACTCTTTTCAATGGCTTGTAAGACTTGCCCTACACCTTCGTCCAAGCTCCAGACCATGGCCTTGAGCCATTCTTCCTTCGAGGGATTTTTTGAAGTGACGCCGAAAAGATCCAGATCTTCCTGCTTTGCCTGAAAAGGCGAATGAGGGGCATTGAATGGCACGTAGCAAAAGTAAGGAGCGTCTTCCTTGGATTTCTCGAGTATAAATCTTGAAGCCGACTCAGCTATTAAATCGGTGGCATAGCCTTCCCTTTTGGTTGGCTCATAATTCACGTGCCAATCGAGTTCCCCCTCCCGTTCATGCGTGAAGTAATCAATAGCTCCGTTATAGTGGCCTTCAAATTGAGTAAAGCCACGGGCTAATGGATGCCACTTTGCCTGATGATGCCCAAGGTGCCATTTACCAAAAATGCCACGATGCTTGTAACCAGCTTCGGCTAACGCTTCCGGAAGCGTGCGTTCTTCTGTGGATAATCCATAATTCCTTTGCGGAGGAACCACCGCGCGCGCCAACCCAAAACGAATCGGATAACGGCCCGTCATCAATCCAGCACGTGTGGGTGAACACATGGGGGCTACATAAAAACGATCCAATTCGATTCCTTCACGAGCCAGGCTATCGATATGGGGTGTCTCAATTCTATGCGGCGAATGATAGCTCACATCGCCCCAGCCCAGGTCATCGGCAAGCATGAGGACGATGTTGGGAGCGGAAGCACTTAATCCGGTCAAAACAACAAGAGACAGAAACAGAAGAAGAGACCTTATCATGTGAGTAGCATTATTTAATTTGTATTGAAGACGACAGTGAAAATTAAGCGCCTGGTAGTTCATCAATGGTGATTTCGGTTTCGCGAATCTGTTTCTGTAATTCTGCCTCAAGACTCCTAATGACTTCGCGGTTGTGTGGCTGGCCTATTACATTGTTCATTTGATAGGGATCCAACTGCCGATCAAAAAGCTCAGGATCGTGACCGGCCACTTTGACATAGGTATAGCGATCTGTTCGAACACCATAGTGTTTGGTGGCTCCCCAGTAGGTGTAAAATTGAGAGGTTCGCCAATCGTCGACTCTGTTGCCTTTCAGAAATGGGACCATGCTACGACCTTGCATTGTCGATGGTGTCTTTGCTCCAGCCAATTCCAGCAAGGTCGGTGCAAGATCTACATTGATGCACAGGTCATCGTTTATTGAACCAGGCTTTATTAGCTTTGGGTAGCGAATCAAGAAAGGCATACGAATGGAGGTTTCCAGAATGAGACGTTTATCATAGAAACCATTTTGCCCCAACCAGTACCCCTGATCCGAGGTGTAGATAACAATCGTGTCTTCCGCCAACCCTTCCTCATCGAGATAATCTAGCACACGTTTCAAATTGTCATCGTTTCCGCTGATGCAGCGAATGTATTTATGGATCATGTGCTGGTAGGCGACCCGGATCTTGTCGTTTTCATCGTTGGGATCATGCGGCCACATCTCGTTGGGGGCTTCGTCCTCAAGGTGGCGTTCATAGTAATTCGCACCGCTCCTTGGCTTAAATATGGTATGAGCCATATGAAACTTTGTCCGCTTCATAAACTCCTTCTTCAAATTAGAATTACTTTCGCGAGGATCTACGTAAAGGTTGGGTGGTTCCGAAATCTCCACATCGGCCAGAAGATCGTCATACCTAGCAGCATGTCCATACTCATGGTGAGGTGCCTTGAACTGAAGGCTCAATAAAAATGGTTTTTCCTTGTCCCTTTCCTTGAGCCAATCCATCGCGATATCTGTATAGACATCCGTGGAATAGCCTTTGCGCTTCCAGGTACCTTCCGAGCCGGTAAAGGTAGGATCGAAATACCTCCCCTGCCCCTTTACGACCATGTATTTATCATAGCCCTTGGGCAGGCTTTTGAGGTGCCACTTCCCAACCAGGAAGGTTTCATAACCCACTTCTTTGAGCTGTTCCGGGTATTGGGGAGAATTGTCGTTGATGTATCCATTCAGGCCCAACACTCCATTTCTATGACTATACTGCCCCGTCAAAATGGACGCACGACTCGGAGAACAAATCGAGTTGGCGCATACGAAATTATCGAAGCGCATCCCTTCATCCGCCAAGCGATCGATGGTAGGAGTTTTGGCGTAGCCC
This genomic stretch from Opitutia bacterium ISCC 52 harbors:
- a CDS encoding FecR domain-containing protein is translated as MNQDEQLQLIDELLDGSITEADFLRIEAEMRVNADTRQLYYDRLKLHSALVDESERLGSQNEVVKVSFWRQHSQWLGAVAAIILLVAVAYTSWQFGQKESVTEVAVSEPIARGFAILADYSDANWSGEENWQRGDLIPEGPMKLQSGIAQLEFFSGVMVLVEGETEFEVLSPMEMTVSKGRVRALVPEAAKGFKVSTSSGKVIDLGTEFALEVNDDQAEMHVLQGEIEWHTNSKEVHTLTDGQSMRWDDSGGSNQVEISPSRYPDMEDFDQHFLHQKQIREQAWREKSDHIAQDLRSLAFYPVNSSNASGRMLTDDAQSGLNGTVVRARRVSDRWGQAGSALNFSPAGSRVRVSIPGEHNSLTFYCWARIDSLDRWYNSLFLTDGHELNEPHWQIMNDGRLFFSVKRRERDEVFEDKHIAYSPSFWDPSKSGQWFQIATVYDIENWTTTHYVNGVAISQDHIDEEYRVDTVKIGAASIGNWNEPTRDDSYFALRNLNGAIDEFAIFTQALSAQEIAELYEKGRP
- a CDS encoding sigma-70 family RNA polymerase sigma factor, with translation MSSANHDSEIVTLLTQHQQAIRLYVESLMPGDISSDDVVQETNTIIWDKRADFELGTHFKAWSFSIARFQVRKYRYKQSKNARLVFCDELEETISEEIPSQLDNLSDHQHALRKCVSKLRPNHRELLHQRYFEKTTLEGYSSVVGRSVGVLKVTLHRIRNNLQRCIKKQLSMEGESGA
- a CDS encoding GNAT family N-acetyltransferase, whose product is MNVAYQLNDSIESTAVIELYEANNWSSVEKSERLMKALRGSHSLVTARVDGMLVGLGNAISDGHLLVYYPHMVVHPDYHRQGIGSGIMIRMQDTDFTEFG
- a CDS encoding arylsulfatase, yielding MNKNLSLWFFAAFTVLSFSQTLSARLPNIVFIIADDLGYGDLGCYGQEKIRTPYVDRLAAEGMKFTSHYSGNAVCAPSRCVLMTGKNPGNTFIRNNRGMARGPVIGRGEIEGQFPIPDEEVTIAEVLKEAGYVTGGFGKWGLGGPGSTGDSLNQGFDRWFGYNCQSVAHNFYPTYLWDNDKVIELDNHAFSAHDTFREDEDPNDPASYKRFEGNEYSADLISEQALEFIRDNKDDPFFLYWPTTVPHVALQVPDDSLEEYLGEWSDPPYKGGKGYIPHYKPRAAYAAMITRMDRDIGRAMDLIEELGLDEDTLFIFTSDNGPTQGTHEGLAGTDCLFFNSNRGLRDGKGSLYEGGIRVPLVVRWKGKVPAGSESDFITGFEDWLPTLVEIVGEEAGRVPSDVDGISFAPTLMGKTQAERPYLYREFPAYQGQQSIRVGDWKAIRQKLMPRGNVEPVMKTELYNLKNDRAETRDVSGLHPEILTRLESLMKSSRTVSDEFPFPVLDASTN
- a CDS encoding arylsulfatase, yielding MKKSLRIILGLIAFLLLLAGCGTNSQEQAGLAGSRPNIILVMTDDQGMGDINALGNPLIKTPNLDRFYGLSTRFTEFHVSPTCAPTRSAIMSGRHEFRNGVTHTIRERERMALSTTTIAEVLRDAGYETGIFGKWHLGDEDEYQPYSRGFTETFIHGAGGIGQSYEGSCADFPPNQEKEGRYFDNAILHNDTIVKTPGFCTDVFFQGALGWIKENHDSGTPYFAYITPNAPHGPMIAPDAFKNRFLEMGYDENTAGRYGMIENIDHNFGILMDKLDVWNAWDNTLVIFMTDNGQAGRGGKLNGKSVQHYTAGFKTGKGSPFEGGTHVPAFWRWKGVLGEGVDINGLSAHIDFFDTFSDLAGAKIPDGIQAIDGKSLLPLLEDPKAVWEDRYLFIHKGRWNKGEDPNKSKFKDFAVRTQRWRFVNNQELYDIIADPFEKVDVAADHPKVIADLRKAYDTWWEETLPFMVNEDAPYSPTHPQVERYNKQLAEQGIPEWKPDPDVL
- a CDS encoding sulfatase-like hydrolase/transferase, which produces MRSLLLFLSLVVLTGLSASAPNIVLMLADDLGWGDVSYHSPHRIETPHIDSLAREGIELDRFYVAPMCSPTRAGLMTGRYPIRFGLARAVVPPQRNYGLSTEERTLPEALAEAGYKHRGIFGKWHLGHHQAKWHPLARGFTQFEGHYNGAIDYFTHEREGELDWHVNYEPTKREGYATDLIAESASRFILEKSKEDAPYFCYVPFNAPHSPFQAKQEDLDLFGVTSKNPSKEEWLKAMVWSLDEGVGQVLQAIEKSGEAENTQVWFMSDNGGVSGVPEHNAPLNGSKLTTFEGGVRVVACVRWPADWAGKRKIENTMGYIDIFPTLLETAGLDPEEGVVPGRELDGVSLHSLLKGEARNFSERNWYSYHGQPGQDREQYGLKTAQWKLVVQGFDLRRDGITEDHEVFLYKMPGDLNETTNLAHKHPEVVKRLGQKLVAHRRLQPDDAITHFWIGRDGFVPPKDWRIEKP
- a CDS encoding sulfatase, coding for MKQALVFLSLLLGFNLFCIARPNIVVVFVDDHAFEAISAYGTYLKGYAKTPTIDRLADEGMRFDNFVCANSICSPSRASILTGQYSHRNGVLGLNGYINDNSPQYPEQLKEVGYETFLVGKWHLKSLPKGYDKYMVVKGQGRYFDPTFTGSEGTWKRKGYSTDVYTDIAMDWLKERDKEKPFLLSLQFKAPHHEYGHAARYDDLLADVEISEPPNLYVDPRESNSNLKKEFMKRTKFHMAHTIFKPRSGANYYERHLEDEAPNEMWPHDPNDENDKIRVAYQHMIHKYIRCISGNDDNLKRVLDYLDEEGLAEDTIVIYTSDQGYWLGQNGFYDKRLILETSIRMPFLIRYPKLIKPGSINDDLCINVDLAPTLLELAGAKTPSTMQGRSMVPFLKGNRVDDWRTSQFYTYWGATKHYGVRTDRYTYVKVAGHDPELFDRQLDPYQMNNVIGQPHNREVIRSLEAELQKQIRETEITIDELPGA